In a genomic window of Panthera tigris isolate Pti1 chromosome D4, P.tigris_Pti1_mat1.1, whole genome shotgun sequence:
- the EGFL7 gene encoding epidermal growth factor-like protein 7 isoform X2 gives MCDSRELLLGWLLVLAVGGTEHVFRPGRRVCAIGAPRGPESESFVQRAYQPYLTTCDGHRACSTYRTIYRTAYRRSPGPASTRPRYACCPGWKRTSGLPRACGAVCRPPCQNGGSCVRPGHCHCPPGWQGDTCQTDVDECSTGRGPCPQHCINTAGSYWCRCQEGHSPSADGALCLPKRGTPRLAPNPTTGPDGTVEEEVRRLRSRVDVLEQKLQLVLAPLHSLASRALEHGLPDPGSLLAHSFQQLDRIDSLSEQISFLEEQLGSCSCKKEL, from the exons ATGTGTGACTCCAGGGAGCTGCTTCTGGGGTGGCTCCTGGTGCTGGCAGTGGGTGGCACTGAGCACGTCTTCCGGCCTGG CCGCAGGGTGTGTGCCATCGGGGCTCCCAGGGGCCCCGAGTCTGAGTCTTTTGTGCAGCGGGCGTACCAACCCTACCTCACCACCTGTGACGGGCACCGAGCCTGCAGCACCTACCG GACCATCTACAGGACTGCCTACCGTCGCAGCCCCGGGCCGGCCTCCACCAGGCCTCGCTACGCTTGCTGCCCCGGCTGGAAGAGGACCAGTGGACTCCCCAGGGCCTGTGGAGCAG TATGCCGGCCCCCGTGCCAGAACGGAGGGAGCTGTGTCCGGCCCGGTCACTGTCACTGCCCTCCAGGATGGCAGGGTGACACCTGCCAGACAG ACGTGGACGAATGCAGTACCGGACggggcccctgcccccagcactgcATCAACACCGCGGGCAGTTACTGGTGCCGGTGTCAGGAGGGGCACAGCCCGTCCGCAGATGGTGCCCTCTGCCTGCCCAAGAGAGGGACCCCCCGGCTAGCCCCGAACCCCACAACAG GACCAGACGGCACAGTCGAGGAGGAGGTGCGGAGGCTTCGGTCAAGGGTGGACGTGCTGGAACAG AAGCTGCAGCTGGTGCTGGCCCCGCTGCATAGCCTGGCCTCGAGGGCCCTGGAGCACGGGCTCCCCGACCCCGGCAGCCTCCTGGCTCACTCCTTCCAGCAGCTGGACCGCATCGACTCCCTGAGTGAGCAGATCTCCTTCCTGGAGGAGCAGCTGGGGTCCT GTTCCTGCAAGAAGGAGCTGTGA
- the EGFL7 gene encoding epidermal growth factor-like protein 7 isoform X1, translating into MCDSRELLLGWLLVLAVGGTEHVFRPGRRVCAIGAPRGPESESFVQRAYQPYLTTCDGHRACSTYRTIYRTAYRRSPGPASTRPRYACCPGWKRTSGLPRACGAAVCRPPCQNGGSCVRPGHCHCPPGWQGDTCQTDVDECSTGRGPCPQHCINTAGSYWCRCQEGHSPSADGALCLPKRGTPRLAPNPTTGPDGTVEEEVRRLRSRVDVLEQKLQLVLAPLHSLASRALEHGLPDPGSLLAHSFQQLDRIDSLSEQISFLEEQLGSCSCKKEL; encoded by the exons ATGTGTGACTCCAGGGAGCTGCTTCTGGGGTGGCTCCTGGTGCTGGCAGTGGGTGGCACTGAGCACGTCTTCCGGCCTGG CCGCAGGGTGTGTGCCATCGGGGCTCCCAGGGGCCCCGAGTCTGAGTCTTTTGTGCAGCGGGCGTACCAACCCTACCTCACCACCTGTGACGGGCACCGAGCCTGCAGCACCTACCG GACCATCTACAGGACTGCCTACCGTCGCAGCCCCGGGCCGGCCTCCACCAGGCCTCGCTACGCTTGCTGCCCCGGCTGGAAGAGGACCAGTGGACTCCCCAGGGCCTGTGGAGCAG CAGTATGCCGGCCCCCGTGCCAGAACGGAGGGAGCTGTGTCCGGCCCGGTCACTGTCACTGCCCTCCAGGATGGCAGGGTGACACCTGCCAGACAG ACGTGGACGAATGCAGTACCGGACggggcccctgcccccagcactgcATCAACACCGCGGGCAGTTACTGGTGCCGGTGTCAGGAGGGGCACAGCCCGTCCGCAGATGGTGCCCTCTGCCTGCCCAAGAGAGGGACCCCCCGGCTAGCCCCGAACCCCACAACAG GACCAGACGGCACAGTCGAGGAGGAGGTGCGGAGGCTTCGGTCAAGGGTGGACGTGCTGGAACAG AAGCTGCAGCTGGTGCTGGCCCCGCTGCATAGCCTGGCCTCGAGGGCCCTGGAGCACGGGCTCCCCGACCCCGGCAGCCTCCTGGCTCACTCCTTCCAGCAGCTGGACCGCATCGACTCCCTGAGTGAGCAGATCTCCTTCCTGGAGGAGCAGCTGGGGTCCT GTTCCTGCAAGAAGGAGCTGTGA
- the EGFL7 gene encoding epidermal growth factor-like protein 7 isoform X3 has translation MCDSRELLLGWLLVLAVGGTEHVFRPGRRVCAIGAPRGPESESFVQRAYQPYLTTCDGHRACSTYRTIYRTAYRRSPGPASTRPRYACCPGWKRTSGLPRACGAAVCRPPCQNGGSCVRPGHCHCPPGWQGDTCQTDVDECSTGRGPCPQHCINTAGSYWCRCQEGHSPSADGALCLPKRGTPRLAPNPTTGPDGTVEEEVRRLRSRVDVLEQLRSREGTFCLPHRSCSWCWPRCIAWPRGPWSTGSPTPAASWLTPSSSWTASTP, from the exons ATGTGTGACTCCAGGGAGCTGCTTCTGGGGTGGCTCCTGGTGCTGGCAGTGGGTGGCACTGAGCACGTCTTCCGGCCTGG CCGCAGGGTGTGTGCCATCGGGGCTCCCAGGGGCCCCGAGTCTGAGTCTTTTGTGCAGCGGGCGTACCAACCCTACCTCACCACCTGTGACGGGCACCGAGCCTGCAGCACCTACCG GACCATCTACAGGACTGCCTACCGTCGCAGCCCCGGGCCGGCCTCCACCAGGCCTCGCTACGCTTGCTGCCCCGGCTGGAAGAGGACCAGTGGACTCCCCAGGGCCTGTGGAGCAG CAGTATGCCGGCCCCCGTGCCAGAACGGAGGGAGCTGTGTCCGGCCCGGTCACTGTCACTGCCCTCCAGGATGGCAGGGTGACACCTGCCAGACAG ACGTGGACGAATGCAGTACCGGACggggcccctgcccccagcactgcATCAACACCGCGGGCAGTTACTGGTGCCGGTGTCAGGAGGGGCACAGCCCGTCCGCAGATGGTGCCCTCTGCCTGCCCAAGAGAGGGACCCCCCGGCTAGCCCCGAACCCCACAACAG GACCAGACGGCACAGTCGAGGAGGAGGTGCGGAGGCTTCGGTCAAGGGTGGACGTGCTGGAACAG CTGCGGAGCAGAGAGGGTACCTTCTGCCTGCCCCACAGAAGCTGCAGCTGGTGCTGGCCCCGCTGCATAGCCTGGCCTCGAGGGCCCTGGAGCACGGGCTCCCCGACCCCGGCAGCCTCCTGGCTCACTCCTTCCAGCAGCTGGACCGCATCGACTCCCTGA
- the LOC102957555 gene encoding uncharacterized protein LOC102957555 encodes MRTTGSTGSQHPSKRGPESAPGAHGVVPPAFMEFQVHGAARCPSGVGLSHSVARLWAAGAAVWPVRRCAHLLGSSVFRRENRAGHAHRRPWILPVVLLWWSLCPPSGVAPGRLCLGLSWGTRWSGETCNTRDCSAELLVTPPVPGYPVPHALLAHSDGFAVEPPGNTHLRSARAIGQVGVQVLTMATSGQGKLRLLGGASESPPQGHRDTFGVVTGASEGKGIRSRKASLPQFPHVSDQNVEGLGALGGGDPEASELHQVGWFVLGLPRVGGGGVGSFHQVPRGPVTPSAESGWVASKRLQHPPSTTSAPKVPPGALSGRPLSPPVPSPLCLPCPDVPVLKFHTSGIPCCVALASGFSARARLVGPVARVRAARCGSASSCLFLNRQTSGHFYPLAVVNPANARPDFSADADAHFSQVQTWAWGHGIGWWLCVPFCPLCLCDHTPLPSPRKARGATEVLRGPWDGIGRAPVAWSSWPPPGRLEAQPQKSLSGRHSACGLSPFCRRGAGSQRDPPGCCPRPGPGAPWRCRCSGFLGSRPVLGKPPSFPVSSGRNGP; translated from the exons ATGCGCACCACGGGGAGCACGGGCAGCCAGCACCCCTCCAAGAGAGGCCCCGAGTCCGCCCCAGGCGCCCACGGCGTGGTTCCGCCTGCTTTCATGGAGTTTCAAGTCCACGGTGCCGCACGGTGCCCGAGTGGTGTTGGCCTCTCCCACTCCGTGGCACGTCTGTGGGCGGCTGGTGCTGCTGTGTGGCCGGTGCGGCGGTGTGCCCACCTTCTGGGCAGCTCCGTGTTCCGCAGGGAGAACAGAGCAGGCCACGCACACCGCCGGCCCTGGATCTTACCCGTGGTGCTGCTTTGGTGGTCTCTGTGCCCGCCTTCCGGCGTGGCTCCCGGGCGCCTGTGCCTGGGACTGTCTTGGGGGACCCGCTGGTCCGGGGAGACCTGTAACACCAGGGACTGCTCAGCAGAACTCCTGGTCACTCCCCCAGTGCCAGGGTACCCGGTGCCTCATGCCCTCTTGGCACACTCTGATGGTTTTGCTGTG GAGCCTCCAGGAAACACCCACCTCCGTAGTGCAAGGGCTATTGGCCAGGTGGGGGTCCAGGTGCTGACCATGGCCACGAG CGGCCAGGGGAAGCTGAGGCTGCTAGGAGGGGCATCAGAGTCCCCTCCCCAGGGACACCGTGACACCTTCGGGGTTGTCACGGGCGCCAGTGAAGGCAAGGGCATTAGAAGCCGGAAGgcttccctgcctcagtttccccatgtgtcaGATCAGAATGTGGAGGGTCTGGGGGCCCTTGGAGGGGGGGATCCAGAGGCCTCCGAACTCCACCAAGTTGGGTGGTTTGTGCTGGGCCttcccagggtggggggaggaggggtcgGCAGCTTCCACCAGGTCCCCAGGGGGCCCGTGACCCCAAGTGCGGAGTCCGGGTGGGTGGCCTCGAAGCGTCTCCAGCATCCCCCGTCCACGACCTCAGCTCCAAAGGTGCCT CCTGGAGCTTTGAGCGGTCGCCCCCTGAGCCCTCCCGTTCCGTCCCCGCTGTGCCTTCCGTGTCCAGACGTGCCCGTTCTGAAGTTTCACACGAGTGGGATCCCATGCTGTGTGGCCCTTGCGTCGGGCTTCTCAGCACGTGCCAGGCTCGTGGGTCCCGTGGCGCGTGTCCGTGCCGCCCGGTGTGGGTCTGCCTCGTCCTGTCTGTTCCTCAACCGGCAGACGTCGGGTCATTTCTACCCTCTGGCTGTCGTGAACCCTGCGAACGCCCGCCCAGATTTTTCCGCGGACGCGGACGCTCACTTCTCTCAGGTACAGACCTGGGCGTGGGGTCATGGGATCGGGTGGTGGCTCTGTGTCCCCTTctgccccctctgcctctgtGATCACActcctctgcccagccccaggaAGGCCAGAGGAGCCACTGAGGTCCTACGGGGACCCTGGGACGGCATAGGAAGGGCACCTGTGGCGTGGAGCTCGTGGCCTCCTCCGGGCCGGCTCGAAGCTCAGCCCCAGAAGTCTCTCTCGGGACGTCACTCGGCCTGTGGGCTGTCGCCTTTCTGCAGACGTGGAGCCGGGAGTCAAAGGGACCCCCCAGGATGCTGTCCCAGACCCGGCCCTGGAGCCCCTTGGAGATGCAGGTGTTCCGGATTCTTGGGGTCCAGGCCAGTCCTGGGCAAGCCCCCATCCTTTCCAGTGTCCTCGGGCCGTAATG GGCCGTGA